In a genomic window of Maledivibacter sp.:
- a CDS encoding LCP family protein codes for MKSFIKIFAIAFVCFTLLFGGVVLAILKMPNDGPSNAIKPDPDPIPEQSANEAPEKPKKIEKTELQKLTEKSSRINVLLMGLEGTRTDTMILASFDPESKKVDLISIPRDTYHETAGYTRADQKKINAVYGFKRDNGGGPEGVMKAVANILKVPIHHYVTMSYKGVENIVDSLGGVKVNIPFNMDYDDPYSKPPLHIHFKKGTRVLKGKDAIKFLRYRKNNDGTHSDGDIGRIKRQKQFVKSAAKSALNLKKLPAVARTVFKFVKTDMELDQIVYYATKAVGISENDIETYTLPGKPKGISYYIYDSTETKNLMIQIYKNGSGEQ; via the coding sequence ATGAAATCATTTATAAAAATATTTGCAATAGCTTTTGTCTGTTTCACTCTTTTGTTTGGAGGGGTTGTACTGGCAATATTAAAGATGCCAAATGATGGTCCAAGTAATGCTATTAAGCCTGATCCAGATCCCATTCCTGAACAAAGTGCTAATGAAGCTCCTGAGAAACCAAAAAAAATAGAGAAAACAGAACTCCAAAAACTTACAGAAAAAAGTAGCAGAATAAATGTTTTACTTATGGGATTAGAAGGAACTAGAACCGATACGATGATTTTAGCTAGCTTTGATCCTGAAAGTAAAAAGGTGGATTTGATCTCTATACCGAGGGATACTTATCATGAAACAGCTGGCTATACTAGAGCAGATCAAAAGAAAATCAATGCGGTATATGGATTTAAAAGAGACAATGGCGGTGGGCCAGAAGGTGTTATGAAGGCTGTTGCCAATATTCTAAAGGTTCCTATTCATCATTATGTGACAATGTCCTATAAAGGAGTAGAGAATATAGTTGATTCCCTTGGGGGAGTAAAGGTTAATATTCCCTTTAATATGGACTATGATGACCCCTATTCTAAGCCACCTCTTCATATTCATTTTAAGAAGGGTACTAGGGTGTTGAAGGGTAAGGACGCTATAAAGTTTTTACGGTATAGAAAAAATAATGATGGTACTCATTCTGACGGGGATATAGGTAGAATAAAGCGTCAAAAGCAGTTTGTAAAATCTGCGGCTAAAAGTGCATTAAACCTTAAAAAACTACCTGCAGTTGCTCGTACTGTATTTAAATTTGTAAAAACCGATATGGAACTAGATCAAATAGTATACTATGCTACAAAGGCGGTAGGAATTTCTGAAAATGATATTGAGACATATACTCTTCCTGGTAAGCCTAAGGGAATATCATACTATATATATGATTCAACGGAAACTAAAAATCTAATGATACAAATATATAAGAATGGTTCTGGAGAACAATAA
- a CDS encoding cation:proton antiporter, with translation MNPFIVLGIALIVGVLFGKFLNKLKIPAVAGYIIAGLLLGKSGFDIISSGFIEDLSFISDFALGIIAFNIGSELELSVIKKLGKSIFIIAICEALGAFILVTGITFLITKDMAIALILGAVSSATAPAATVMVLREYNANGPLTSTLLGVVAVDDAICLMIYAIASSIAKVFIKHEVITLYKVVVYPVQEIILSIIVGGIIGILLAYLIKISTKEMEMISFIIGIIILTDGIATMLTLSPLLTSMSLGIMVANISSNHKRAFSSIERFSPPIITVFFILAGARLDISLIPKIGLIGIAYLILRITGKIAGASLGGVISKASDTVRRYIGLGLLSQVGVAVGLAIVVNREFAGTKLGNIVITILLATTIITEIIGPVATKYAIIKAKETNL, from the coding sequence ATGAATCCATTTATTGTATTAGGAATAGCACTAATTGTAGGTGTTTTATTTGGAAAATTTTTAAACAAATTAAAAATTCCAGCTGTTGCTGGATACATTATTGCAGGGTTACTGTTAGGGAAATCGGGATTTGATATTATAAGTAGTGGGTTTATAGAAGACTTGTCATTTATTAGTGATTTTGCATTAGGTATAATTGCCTTTAATATAGGTAGTGAATTGGAATTATCCGTTATTAAAAAGTTAGGGAAATCTATATTTATTATAGCCATATGTGAGGCATTAGGAGCCTTTATATTAGTTACGGGGATAACATTCCTAATAACTAAGGATATGGCAATTGCTTTGATATTAGGGGCGGTTTCATCTGCAACTGCTCCGGCTGCAACAGTAATGGTTTTAAGGGAGTATAATGCAAATGGGCCCTTAACAAGCACTTTGCTTGGGGTAGTGGCTGTAGATGATGCCATTTGCCTTATGATATATGCCATTGCTTCATCTATAGCAAAGGTATTCATCAAACATGAAGTTATAACCCTATATAAGGTGGTAGTTTATCCTGTTCAAGAAATTATTTTATCCATTATAGTTGGAGGAATAATAGGAATACTCTTAGCATACTTAATTAAAATCTCAACTAAGGAAATGGAAATGATTTCATTTATCATCGGCATTATTATACTTACGGATGGAATTGCAACCATGCTTACATTGTCGCCTTTGCTTACTTCTATGTCATTAGGCATAATGGTTGCTAATATATCCTCAAACCATAAAAGGGCTTTTTCTAGTATAGAAAGATTTTCTCCACCGATTATAACTGTATTTTTTATTTTAGCAGGGGCAAGACTCGATATAAGCTTAATTCCAAAGATTGGATTGATAGGTATAGCATACCTTATACTTAGAATCACAGGGAAAATTGCTGGAGCTTCCCTAGGAGGAGTAATATCAAAGGCATCGGATACCGTTAGGAGATATATTGGTTTAGGACTGTTATCTCAGGTTGGAGTAGCTGTAGGGCTTGCAATTGTAGTGAATAGAGAATTTGCAGGTACTAAACTAGGAAATATAGTTATCACAATATTATTGGCAACAACAATTATTACAGAAATAATTGGACCAGTTGCAACAAAATATGCAATAATTAAAGCTAAAGAGACTAACTTATAG
- the murC gene encoding UDP-N-acetylmuramate--L-alanine ligase: MLDFLNKKNVNSIHLVGIGGIGMSALAEILLDKGFRISGSDIKSSHITRKLENKGIKIYIGHDENNVLNANIIVYTSAVKPDNPEIVKAKALDIPTIDRAEMLGKLMISYDTSIAVSGTHGKTTTTSMISLIFEHAELNPTILVGGELSEIGGNVKIGSNEILITEACEYKDNFLKFNPNVGIVLNVDEDHLDYFNDLDHILSTFSKFVKLIPKKGHLILNNDDYDVKKLIPHAKCNIITCGINLASDFQATNITFSEGGYPSFNVMHNGKNLERFTLNIPGKHNIYNALASIATAYTLNVPLIKIKEKLSQFKGTHRRFDILGKWNEVRVIDDYAHHPTEIKATLDATKKFPHNKIWCVFQPHTYSRTKALLLDFAKAFNDADKIIITDIYAAREEDTGEIHSKTLVDLIRKEDLDVTYISSLNEVVEYLKEHTVSEDIVLTMGAGNVYEVGKMLIEENANS; this comes from the coding sequence ATGTTAGATTTTTTGAATAAGAAAAATGTGAATAGTATTCACCTAGTAGGAATTGGTGGGATTGGGATGAGTGCATTAGCAGAAATACTTTTAGATAAGGGATTTAGGATTTCTGGCTCGGATATAAAGTCTTCTCATATAACCCGAAAACTAGAGAACAAAGGTATAAAAATCTATATTGGCCATGATGAAAACAATGTTCTAAATGCTAATATTATTGTATATACTTCTGCGGTAAAGCCCGACAATCCGGAAATAGTAAAAGCTAAGGCCCTTGATATTCCTACTATAGATAGAGCAGAAATGCTTGGTAAGCTTATGATTTCATACGACACGAGCATTGCCGTATCGGGAACCCATGGTAAAACCACAACAACTTCAATGATATCCTTAATATTTGAACACGCTGAGCTAAATCCAACTATATTAGTGGGGGGAGAACTATCGGAAATAGGAGGGAATGTTAAGATAGGTAGTAATGAAATCTTAATTACAGAAGCCTGTGAATATAAAGATAATTTTCTTAAATTCAATCCTAATGTGGGAATAGTACTTAATGTAGATGAAGATCATCTAGATTATTTCAATGATCTTGACCATATTCTTTCAACCTTTTCAAAGTTTGTTAAGCTCATCCCTAAGAAGGGGCATCTCATATTAAATAATGACGATTATGATGTTAAAAAGCTTATTCCCCATGCAAAATGTAATATCATCACTTGTGGAATTAATTTAGCTAGCGATTTTCAAGCAACAAATATAACCTTCAGTGAAGGGGGATATCCATCCTTTAATGTAATGCATAATGGCAAAAACTTAGAACGCTTTACATTAAATATTCCCGGTAAACATAATATCTATAATGCCCTTGCTTCTATAGCTACCGCTTATACCTTAAATGTTCCTTTAATAAAAATCAAAGAAAAACTAAGTCAGTTTAAGGGAACCCATAGACGTTTTGATATATTAGGTAAATGGAATGAAGTTAGAGTAATTGATGATTATGCCCATCATCCAACTGAAATAAAGGCGACCTTAGATGCCACTAAAAAATTTCCCCACAATAAAATATGGTGTGTATTTCAACCCCATACCTATAGTAGAACTAAAGCCTTGCTTTTAGATTTTGCCAAGGCATTTAATGATGCTGATAAAATTATTATTACAGATATATATGCTGCGAGGGAAGAAGATACCGGCGAAATTCATTCAAAAACTTTAGTTGATCTTATTAGAAAGGAAGACCTTGATGTAACTTACATTAGTTCCCTTAATGAGGTAGTAGAGTATTTAAAGGAACATACGGTTTCTGAAGATATTGTATTGACTATGGGTGCTGGAAATGTCTATGAGGTCGGAAAAATGCTAATTGAAGAAAATGCCAATTCATAG